A DNA window from Mycobacterium sp. IDR2000157661 contains the following coding sequences:
- a CDS encoding aminodeoxychorismate/anthranilate synthase component II translates to MQVLVVDNYDSFVFNLVQYLGQLGVHAQVWRNDDERLATDADVTRVAARFDGVLLSPGPGTPERAGASVPLVHACASAGTPLLGVCLGHQAIGVAFGGTVDRAPELLHGKTSVVHHADAGVLRGLPDPFTATRYHSLTILPDTVPAELEVIARTEGGVIMGVRHRELPIHGVQFHPESILTEGGHRMLANWLGYCGATPAEALVRQLEDEVAGAVQAATTRSSA, encoded by the coding sequence ATGCAGGTCCTGGTCGTCGACAACTACGACAGCTTCGTGTTCAACCTGGTCCAGTACCTGGGCCAGCTCGGTGTGCACGCGCAGGTCTGGCGTAACGACGACGAGCGCCTGGCCACCGACGCCGACGTCACGCGCGTCGCTGCGCGGTTCGACGGCGTACTGCTGAGCCCCGGACCCGGCACCCCCGAGCGTGCCGGCGCGTCGGTGCCGCTGGTGCACGCGTGCGCGTCGGCAGGCACACCGCTGCTGGGCGTATGCCTCGGGCACCAGGCCATCGGCGTGGCGTTCGGGGGGACGGTGGACCGCGCGCCAGAGCTGCTGCACGGCAAGACCAGCGTGGTGCACCACGCCGACGCCGGTGTGCTGCGGGGACTTCCGGACCCGTTCACCGCCACCCGGTATCACTCGCTGACCATCCTGCCCGACACGGTGCCCGCCGAGCTCGAGGTCATCGCCCGTACGGAGGGCGGCGTCATCATGGGTGTGCGTCACCGCGAGCTGCCTATCCACGGTGTGCAGTTCCACCCCGAGTCGATCCTGACCGAAGGCGGCCACCGCATGCTGGCCAATTGGCTCGGCTACTGCGGCGCGACGCCCGCCGAGGCGTTGGTGCGCCAACTCGAGGACGAGGTTGCCGGCGCCGTGCAGGCGGCTACGACGCGAAGTTCAGCGTGA
- a CDS encoding protein kinase domain-containing protein, which produces MSPRVGVTLSGRYRLQRLIATGGMGQVWEGVDSRLGRRVAVKVLKAEYSTDAEFVERFRAEARTVAMLNHPGIAGVYDYGETDMDGEGRTAYLVMELVNGEPLNSVLKRTGRLSLRHALDMLEQTGRALQVAHSAGLVHRDVKPGNILITPTGQVKLTDFGIAKAVDAAPVTQTGMVMGTAQYIAPEQALGHDATAASDVYSLGVVGYESVSGKRPFTGDGALTVAMKHIKETPPPLPADLPPNVRELIEITLVKNPGMRYRSGGPFADAVAAVRSGRRPPRPNAAPSLGRAAPAAVPSATQARAAADLTGRAPATAARPRAATGSHRPPPGRRTFSSGQRALLWAAGVLGALAIVIAILIVLNAQDRQEREAPPPTITNTITETTPFQSPAAMPGDPAGRHDAEQFGVVRRQAIKSPATAQVIPPAAQAAGPRHPALRQIPQ; this is translated from the coding sequence ATGAGTCCCCGCGTGGGCGTCACGTTGTCGGGCCGCTACCGGCTGCAGCGCCTCATCGCGACCGGCGGCATGGGCCAGGTGTGGGAGGGCGTCGACTCACGGCTGGGCCGTCGCGTCGCAGTCAAGGTGCTCAAGGCCGAGTACTCCACGGACGCCGAGTTCGTCGAGCGGTTTCGCGCCGAGGCGCGCACGGTCGCCATGCTCAACCACCCCGGCATCGCCGGCGTGTACGACTACGGCGAGACCGACATGGACGGTGAGGGCCGCACCGCCTATCTGGTGATGGAACTGGTCAACGGCGAACCGCTGAACTCGGTGCTGAAGCGGACCGGGCGGCTGTCGCTGCGCCATGCGCTGGACATGCTCGAGCAGACCGGCCGCGCATTGCAGGTCGCCCACAGCGCGGGCCTGGTGCACCGCGACGTCAAGCCGGGCAACATCCTCATCACCCCGACCGGGCAGGTCAAGCTCACCGACTTCGGCATCGCCAAGGCTGTCGACGCCGCGCCCGTCACGCAGACCGGCATGGTGATGGGCACCGCCCAGTACATCGCGCCCGAGCAGGCGCTGGGCCACGATGCGACCGCCGCCAGCGACGTCTACTCGCTCGGTGTCGTCGGCTATGAATCCGTTTCGGGTAAGCGCCCGTTCACCGGCGACGGTGCGCTCACCGTGGCGATGAAGCACATCAAGGAGACGCCGCCGCCGCTGCCTGCCGACCTGCCGCCCAACGTGCGCGAGCTGATCGAGATCACCCTGGTCAAGAACCCCGGCATGCGGTACCGCTCGGGCGGGCCGTTCGCCGACGCGGTGGCCGCGGTGCGGTCGGGTCGTCGCCCGCCGCGGCCGAACGCCGCGCCATCGCTCGGTCGCGCCGCACCGGCCGCGGTCCCGTCGGCCACCCAGGCCCGTGCCGCCGCCGATCTGACCGGCCGTGCGCCCGCCACTGCCGCGCGGCCCCGCGCGGCGACCGGAAGCCACCGTCCGCCACCGGGACGGCGCACGTTCTCCTCCGGTCAGCGGGCGCTGCTGTGGGCCGCAGGCGTGCTGGGTGCGCTGGCGATCGTCATCGCCATCCTGATCGTGCTCAACGCCCAGGACCGCCAGGAGCGCGAGGCTCCCCCGCCCACGATCACCAACACGATCACCGAGACCACGCCCTTCCAGTCCCCGGCGGCCATGCCCGGTGACCCGGCCGGCCGCCATGATGCGGAACAATTCGGGGTAGTACGTCGGCAAGCGATCAAGTCACCGGCAACGGCGCAGGTGATTCCGCCGGCTGCACAAGCGGCCGGCCCTCGACACCCGGCCTTGAGACAGATACCGCAATGA
- the pknB gene encoding Stk1 family PASTA domain-containing Ser/Thr kinase: MTTPEHLSDRYELGEILGFGGMSEVHLARDLRLHRDVAIKVLRADLARDPSFYLRFRREAQNAAALNHPAIVAVYDTGEAETPTGPLPYIVMEYVDGVTLRDIVHNDGPMDVKKAIEVIADACQALNFSHQHGIVHRDVKPANIMISKTGAVKVMDFGIARALADASSVTQTAAVIGTAQYLSPEQARGEKVDARSDVYSLGCVLYEILTGQPPFVGDSPVAVAYQHVREDPVPPSARHADVSPELDAVVLKSLAKNPDNRYQTAAEMRADLVRVHSGEAPDAPKVFTDAERSSWLSTPHERTEPLTPMPRPQPAYTDRERRGSVGRWLLAVAVLAVLTVAVTVGINMLNTEPRQVQVPDVRGQASADAIAQLQNSGFRIRTQQRPDSTVPPDHVINTEPGAATSVEAGKEVTLNVSTGPEQREVPDVRNLSYPQATQRLTEAGFERFRQSTSPSAPELKDKVIGTNPPANQTSAITNEITIVVGTGPDSRPVPDVTGQTEAPASQILNAAGFTNVVPVQVDSAKSCGQVVGTLPPAGQEATVDTPIQIQLSSCNQFVMPDLRGMFWTDAEPRLRALGWTGFLDKGADVQNSGQRTNAVVNQSPSAGTTVNFGSTITLNFAS, translated from the coding sequence ATGACCACCCCTGAGCACCTCTCCGACCGCTACGAACTCGGTGAGATCCTCGGCTTCGGCGGCATGTCCGAAGTCCATCTGGCGCGCGATCTGCGGCTGCACCGCGACGTCGCGATCAAGGTGCTGCGCGCCGACCTGGCCCGCGACCCCAGTTTCTACCTGAGGTTCCGCCGCGAGGCGCAGAACGCCGCGGCGCTCAACCACCCGGCGATCGTCGCCGTCTACGACACCGGCGAGGCGGAGACACCGACCGGTCCCCTGCCCTACATCGTCATGGAGTATGTCGACGGCGTGACGCTGCGCGACATCGTCCACAACGACGGCCCGATGGACGTCAAGAAGGCCATCGAGGTGATCGCCGACGCCTGCCAGGCGCTCAACTTCAGTCACCAGCACGGCATCGTGCACCGCGACGTCAAACCGGCGAACATCATGATCTCCAAGACCGGCGCGGTGAAGGTGATGGACTTCGGCATCGCCCGTGCGTTGGCCGACGCCAGCAGCGTCACCCAGACCGCCGCGGTGATCGGGACCGCGCAGTACCTCTCGCCCGAGCAGGCTCGCGGCGAGAAGGTCGATGCCCGGTCCGACGTCTACTCGCTGGGCTGCGTGCTGTACGAGATCCTCACGGGCCAGCCACCTTTCGTCGGTGATTCGCCCGTCGCGGTGGCCTACCAACATGTCCGCGAGGATCCGGTGCCGCCGTCTGCGCGGCACGCCGACGTCTCCCCCGAACTCGACGCGGTGGTGCTCAAGTCGCTGGCGAAGAACCCGGACAACCGCTACCAGACCGCCGCAGAGATGCGCGCGGACCTGGTCCGGGTGCACAGCGGCGAGGCGCCCGACGCGCCGAAGGTGTTCACCGACGCCGAGCGCAGTTCGTGGCTGTCGACACCGCATGAACGCACGGAACCCCTGACTCCGATGCCGCGCCCGCAACCCGCCTACACCGATCGCGAACGCCGCGGTTCGGTGGGTCGCTGGCTCCTGGCGGTGGCGGTGCTGGCGGTGCTGACCGTCGCGGTCACCGTCGGCATCAACATGCTCAACACCGAGCCCCGCCAGGTGCAGGTGCCCGATGTGCGCGGCCAGGCGTCCGCCGACGCCATCGCCCAATTGCAGAACAGCGGCTTCCGGATCCGCACCCAACAGCGGCCCGACTCCACGGTGCCGCCCGACCACGTCATCAACACCGAGCCGGGGGCCGCCACGTCCGTCGAGGCCGGCAAAGAGGTCACGCTGAACGTGTCGACGGGCCCGGAGCAGCGCGAGGTCCCCGACGTCCGCAACCTGAGCTACCCCCAGGCGACGCAGCGGCTCACCGAGGCCGGCTTCGAGCGCTTCCGGCAGTCCACCTCGCCGTCGGCGCCCGAACTCAAGGACAAGGTCATCGGCACCAACCCGCCGGCGAACCAGACCTCGGCCATCACCAACGAGATCACCATCGTCGTGGGCACCGGCCCCGACAGCAGACCCGTCCCCGACGTGACCGGGCAGACGGAGGCGCCCGCAAGCCAGATCCTCAACGCGGCGGGATTCACCAACGTGGTCCCGGTTCAGGTCGACAGCGCCAAGTCCTGCGGTCAGGTGGTCGGCACCCTGCCCCCCGCCGGACAGGAGGCGACCGTCGACACGCCCATCCAGATCCAGCTGTCGAGCTGCAACCAGTTCGTCATGCCCGACCTGCGGGGCATGTTCTGGACCGACGCCGAACCCCGGCTGCGGGCGCTGGGCTGGACCGGTTTCCTCGACAAGGGCGCCGACGTGCAGAACAGCGGGCAGCGCACCAACGCGGTGGTGAATCAGAGCCCGTCGGCGGGCACCACGGTCAACTTCGGCTCGACGATCACGCTGAACTTCGCGTCGTAG